Sequence from the Bacillus thuringiensis genome:
CTTTCTCACCCTCTTTAAAAATAAATGGACTACGACCTGCAGACGTCCCAACTTTCACTACTTTTTCATCTGTTTTTTTGCTCGCTGTATCTGAACCACAAGCAGATAAAAGCCCAATCGATACTGTTAATGCCAATGTTAGTAATAATGATGATTTCCTCATAATTTTCCCTCCTAAATAACGAAATGATTGCCTTCTTCTGAAGCATTCAATTGTCGCAAAAACTTTTTCGTACGCTCATTTTGTGGATTCCGAAAAATTTCTTCTGTCGTTCCCTGCTCTACAATAATGCCATCAGCCATAAATATAATACGGTCCGCTACTTCTTTTGCGAAATTCATTTCATGTGTGACAATAACCATTGTTATATGCTGCCTTGCCAAATCCTTAATGACTTGCAATACCTCGTTCACTAATTCTGGATCAAGTGCAGAAGTCGGTTCATCAAACAATAATACAGCGGGATTTAAAGCCATTGCCCTAGCAATACCTATTCTTTGTTGTTGTCCACCTGATAACATCGTTGGGTAGAAATTTTCTTTTTCAGCTAAGCCTACTTGTTTTAATATTTCTCTTCCTATTCTTTTTGCTTCTTCTTCACTTTTTTTCTGTACAACTGTTAATGGCGTTGTAATATTTTGCAATGCTGTTTTATTTTTAAATAAATTATAGTTTTGAAAAACCATTGCTGTTTTTTGGCGTAATTTTATTATTTCCTTTTTATAAAGCTTCTTCGCATGAATCTCTAAATCTTCAATTCTAATACTTCCATCCTCTGGTTGTTCTAATAAATTTAAACATCTTAATAGTGTCGATTTACCTGAACCAGAAGGTCCAATAATGACTACTACCTCCCCTTTACCGACAGTAAGTGAGATTCCTTTTAGTACTTCATTTTGTTTGTAAGACTTATACAAATCTCTTGCCTCAATCACACATATCACCTCATTTCTGTTACAAGTATGGTGCATCCAGTTTCTTTTCTAACTTTTTCTGTCCCCAGCTAATTACAATTGTAATAATCCAATATACAATCGCTACCGCTAAGTAACTTTCCATATAACGATACGATTGTGCCGCTAACATTTTCGCTTGCGCTAAAATTTCAGCCACCCCAAGCGCAAAGGATAACGAAGATTCTTTTAACAATCCAACAAAATTATTTCCAAGTGACGGTACTGCAACACGAATAGCTTGTGGAAAGATAATCTGTCGCATAGCTTGCGCCTTTGTCATTCCAACTGATAAACAAGCATCCATTTGTCCTGATTCCACAGCATTTAATGAACCCCGAATAATTTCTGACAAATACGCTGCATTATTTAAACTGAGACCAATTAAAGTCGCTTGCATCGCTGTAAGTACTGTAAAGGTTGGGAATATTTGCGGCAATCCGAAATACAACACAAACAATTGAACTAATAAAGGTGTTCCTCTAAAGAAAGATGTATATACTCTTGCAATAGAATATAAAAATTTTGTTTTGTTTTTCTTTATGATTGCCAAGCCAATCCCTATAACAAAAGAAATAATCATTGAAACTACAGTAATTCCTAAAGTTATGTATACATACTTAAATAATTGCGGAAAACTTTCTAAAAAATACGTTACATCAAACTTCACTCTATCCCCCCTCTCTAAATAAAAAACTCTTCTTACACATATAAGAAGAGTTGAATGTTAATCCATTTCCCCTCATCTTCCAAACGCTTCATACGTTTGCTGGAATTAGCACAGTACTTGTGTAGCCTGTTGCTGAGATTTCATCGGGCCAGTCCCTCCATCTCTCTTGATAAGAAAACTAATAAATTTTTCCATTTATTTCGTTGTTATTATGAAGAATACAGTTAATTATATATAATGTCAATAGGAAAACTAAGAATTAAATTCAATACTTTTCCAAATATCTTGGTCCTTACATTCACCGAGTCTTGAAGCGTATCATTAATACTCGATAAACTGCACAGAAAAAGCCATGCTTTCTATTGTTAATAGAAAGCATGGCTTTTTTATAGATTATTATTCTTATCGCATTTTATGTACTTCAGCAACTAACTTTCCGCCCTGAATACCCATGTAAAGCTTCACAGGTGCATCATTCGTGTTTTCAAATACTAAATCTAAGTATGGGTATGCAATCGTAGCATCTCTTCCTTGTGGAACATAGCCTACTGTTTTAGAATGTGTCGTTCTCTCTACCATTTTTAAACCAGCTTGATCTGCTGCATTGTATAAAGTTGATGATGTTTGACAAACACCACCACCGTATCCATCTACTAATTTACCATCTACAATTTCTTTTCCTAATTGATATCCTTTATCTGGCGTTGTATCACCAATTAATGCATTGAAAGAGAAACGGTCTCCTTTTGCTAATACAACTCCATTTATGCTCGCTGCTGACAAACGAATATTCTCAATACGGCCACCTGTTGAGCCACCTAAATTCGTTTCATATCTACCAATTACCGTACCACTTCCTTGCGCATCACTTAGTGTTGCAGTAGGCTTTTTCTCAACAATAGGTAATTGATATGAAGAATCCCACATACCAACGTTTAATAATTTATCTACTAACTCTTTTTCCATCAATTCATAAGCAGGTTTTCCTTCTTGCCAACTCCCATCAGATGCTAAACGTGAAGGAACCATCTTTTTGTCAACGCTTTTCCCAACCTCGCTAGCAACCTTTGTTACCGATTTTTTAAATTTTGCTTCGTCTTCAAAATAGCCTAGACTCGATAAATCTAGCTTTTTCACTTCCGTACCTGTACGACCATCTACTAAACTAATAGAATCCTGCACTTCTGCTTTAGCCTCTACTGCGTGGCCACCAATATCACTTACTAATGCAACATCACTTACTTTTGTACCACAACCACTTACTACAGCTACACATAAAACCCCAACTAATATACCCTTTACTTTACGGAACAATATACTCTCCCCTTTTCCCCAATACTACTTTTATGTATTATTTCATTTTTATGTATGTTTTGTTACAATCATTTTACAATATATTTATAAATTGTTACAAGTTATTTTTTACTCTATATAAATTACTCTTTTCTTTTCTAAATGTCTACACTTATTTACATAAAAGTTTGAGTTTGATAGAATTGTAACCTTTATGTAACCCCATTCTTTTATCCAGTATATACCATAAAACAAAAGAAATACAAATGTAAAAACTCCATATTCTTATTTATAAAGAAACTTCTCTTGAACATAAATAGGTATTTGCCGTGCCATCGCTCCGCTTTTACACATACATTATGGTGAATTAACCTATTTTAAAGAAACGGAGGATGTTTTTATGTATCCCTACAATCCATACGATCCATATAACCAAAATGGTTATCAGCCTCAATATGATTTACAAGCACAATACCAACAATATATAGATCCAGCAGAGCAAGTTAATCCATATGATCAAAATCGACAATTTCAACTCCCAATCTCTTTTCCTGGTACTGGAAATCGCCAACTAGAAAGACGAGTAAATGAGCTTGAACAAAGAGTACGTCAATTAGAAAACACAGTTGAGCGTCATACACGTAGATTAAACCGCTTAAACCAACGTTTACGTACAGTAGAAAACAGACTAAATATTCCATTTTCAGCATTAGAAGACGGATTTTAATTTTGAAAATAAAAAATATATGAAGGAAGGGGCTCCCCCTTCCTTATATAAATTGACGAAAGTTTTTTCCATCTCTATACTGATAAGAGTTAATGAAATGAAACAAGGTGATAAATATGGATTTTGAAATAAATTATCTTTCTTTTTATGTTGTACAAGTAGAAGGAAAAGGTGAAGCTGTTGATAAGCGCTACAAACATTTTCAAACATTAGACGCTGAAGAGTATGAAGATAGCTCCCTAAAAGAATTTTTGAATGGAGAATTATTAAAAATTTCAAAGCGAAAAGTAGAACGTCATGCGAAAACAGAACAAGCTCCGACAAAGATCGGTCGCTTCATTGTAGAAGAAGGACACGAACTTGATTCAAATCCTCATTACAACCTATTTAATCGCATTCGCTTTGCAGAAACAAAAGAAAACTTCAAAGATATGAGCGAGCCTCTCGTTTATACATATCTTGACACAAGTGCTGTACGCGGTGGTGTATTTTTAATCGCTCAAGCAAAACTACGCAAATACTTTGATGATCCATTCGTTTTCGTTATGAAATGTGACTTCGAGCCGAAAGTCGCTTCTATTTCTGATGAATCCACACTGATTCGCAACGTTGAAATGGCCATTACAACAAAAAACA
This genomic interval carries:
- a CDS encoding VanW family protein — translated: MFRKVKGILVGVLCVAVVSGCGTKVSDVALVSDIGGHAVEAKAEVQDSISLVDGRTGTEVKKLDLSSLGYFEDEAKFKKSVTKVASEVGKSVDKKMVPSRLASDGSWQEGKPAYELMEKELVDKLLNVGMWDSSYQLPIVEKKPTATLSDAQGSGTVIGRYETNLGGSTGGRIENIRLSAASINGVVLAKGDRFSFNALIGDTTPDKGYQLGKEIVDGKLVDGYGGGVCQTSSTLYNAADQAGLKMVERTTHSKTVGYVPQGRDATIAYPYLDLVFENTNDAPVKLYMGIQGGKLVAEVHKMR
- a CDS encoding amino acid ABC transporter ATP-binding protein, producing the protein MIEARDLYKSYKQNEVLKGISLTVGKGEVVVIIGPSGSGKSTLLRCLNLLEQPEDGSIRIEDLEIHAKKLYKKEIIKLRQKTAMVFQNYNLFKNKTALQNITTPLTVVQKKSEEEAKRIGREILKQVGLAEKENFYPTMLSGGQQQRIGIARAMALNPAVLLFDEPTSALDPELVNEVLQVIKDLARQHITMVIVTHEMNFAKEVADRIIFMADGIIVEQGTTEEIFRNPQNERTKKFLRQLNASEEGNHFVI
- a CDS encoding amino acid ABC transporter permease, with the protein product MKFDVTYFLESFPQLFKYVYITLGITVVSMIISFVIGIGLAIIKKNKTKFLYSIARVYTSFFRGTPLLVQLFVLYFGLPQIFPTFTVLTAMQATLIGLSLNNAAYLSEIIRGSLNAVESGQMDACLSVGMTKAQAMRQIIFPQAIRVAVPSLGNNFVGLLKESSLSFALGVAEILAQAKMLAAQSYRYMESYLAVAIVYWIITIVISWGQKKLEKKLDAPYL